The Gemmata palustris genome includes a region encoding these proteins:
- a CDS encoding glycosyltransferase family 4 protein — MPTVFVLCPDHAPPAGGIRKLYRHVDVLNAHGIPAAVVHEAPGFRCAWFAGATPVRCRADVRPDPADVVVIPEVYGPDLAALYPGVPKVVFNQNAYLTFRGYALDPVDLNTPYTHPEVRATLVISEDNREYLAYAFPAARLVRLHYGIDTALFAYRAEKEPRVAYMPRKNAHDVTQVLNLLTHRGALRGYELVAIDGRPESEVAELLGSCAVFLSFGHPEGCPLPPLEALACGCALVGYHGRGGREYFRPEFCHPVEFGDVVGFARAVEDVVRLRATAPGALRARCAAGAAYVREHYSVAREEADIVRCWRGLLGEP; from the coding sequence GTGCCCACGGTTTTCGTGCTGTGTCCGGACCACGCGCCGCCCGCGGGCGGGATCCGCAAGTTGTACCGGCACGTGGACGTGCTCAACGCCCACGGGATCCCCGCGGCCGTCGTCCACGAGGCCCCGGGGTTCCGGTGCGCCTGGTTCGCCGGCGCCACCCCCGTGCGGTGCCGGGCCGACGTCCGCCCGGACCCGGCCGACGTGGTGGTCATCCCCGAGGTGTACGGCCCGGACCTCGCGGCCCTGTACCCGGGCGTCCCCAAGGTCGTGTTCAACCAGAACGCGTACCTCACGTTCCGCGGTTACGCGCTCGACCCGGTGGACCTCAACACCCCGTACACGCATCCCGAGGTGCGCGCCACGCTCGTGATCTCCGAGGACAACCGCGAGTACCTGGCGTACGCGTTCCCGGCCGCGCGCCTGGTCCGGCTCCACTACGGGATCGACACCGCCCTGTTCGCGTACCGGGCCGAGAAGGAGCCCCGGGTCGCGTACATGCCGCGCAAGAACGCTCACGACGTGACCCAGGTGCTGAACCTGCTCACGCACCGCGGCGCGCTGCGCGGGTACGAGCTGGTCGCGATCGACGGGCGCCCCGAGTCCGAGGTGGCCGAGCTGCTCGGTTCGTGCGCGGTGTTCCTCAGTTTCGGGCACCCCGAGGGGTGCCCGCTGCCCCCGCTCGAGGCCCTGGCGTGCGGGTGCGCGCTGGTCGGGTACCACGGGCGCGGGGGCCGCGAGTACTTCCGCCCCGAGTTCTGCCACCCGGTCGAGTTCGGGGACGTGGTCGGGTTCGCGCGGGCCGTCGAGGACGTGGTCCGGCTCCGCGCGACCGCGCCCGGGGCGCTCCGGGCCCGGTGCGCGGCCGGGGCCGCGTACGTGCGCGAGCACTACTCGGTGGCCCGCGAGGAAGCCGACATCGTGCGGTGCTGGCGCGGGCTCCTGGGCGAACCGTAG